A region of the Mesotoga sp. BH458_6_3_2_1 genome:
AAGGTTTTCGTCGTCCTCAACAAGCAGAATCCTCAGCAACTGGATCACCTCCGAATTGCCAGGGCCGGCTATGGCAGAACTGGCGCTTCTATTATATATGCCGGAAGGCATAGAAGGAAAAAGTGAGAGGAGAAGTCATTCCGTTGCCTGTTTATCAGTTGTCCTCGCGGCCGATCTGCGCTTGGCAGAACCCTGTCTCGCAGTAATATAGATTCCGGTCTTCATTACTATCTGAGGTCTCTTCAATTGTGATACAACTCACCCCTTGACAAATCCCTCCTTCGAATATATTATATTTAAACACGTTTTAATCATGGTTTAATCAAATTCAACCATGTAGGAGGCGAACCGATTGACCAGCGAAGAAATCAGCACTAGGGAAAGGATCTTCAGAGCCACGCTTGAAATGATTAGAGAAGGGAAAGACGCACATGAAATTACTACGAGGCAAATAGGCGACAGAGCCGGGGTGAATCCTTCGTTGGTTAACTACCATTTCCAGTCGAAGGAAAATCTCATAGGCCAGGTTGTAGGGACAATGATGGGAGAGATCATCGGGCAGCACCAGCGAAGCGATTCTACTGAAACCGATCCTGAAGCTAGGTTGAGAGAGATACTTCTTGCCACTGCCGACGCGGCTTTTGAATTCTACAACATGAGCAAGATCGCCATAGCCGGCGAGCTGAAAGAGGGTTGTAGGAACTCCTGTCAGATGGTTCTACCGCTTTTGCAGGAGATTTTCAAGGATTACGCTCTTTCCGATTTGAACGTGATCGCCCTCCAGCTAATGCTTCCATTTCATCATATCGTAGTCGAACCGGGTTTATACGGGAAGTATCTCAACGCAGATTTTTTCGACGAGAATCAGCGAAGGAGAAAGATAAATCAGATGGTAGATCTGGTCCTAGCCAGATTTGATAAGGAGGGAGAACAATGAAACGAGCGGGTATTTCAAAGACGTTTCCGAAGCGCGTCAATCGCGCAATACTAATAGTCGTATCGACCATGGCAATTATCTTCGGTGTTGGCGGTATAGGTCATGGCTTCTTCGAGGCGCTGCAGGGGTTTACCTCGACGAACGGACTGTTGATCAACGCAATTGGGGAGGCCAACAAGATGTGGGAGTACGGCAATGAGCCGGCCATAACTGTTATTCCCAATTTCCTGATCACTGGAATCGCCTCCATGGCCGTGGGACTGGCCGTGATAGTGTGGTCGGTAGGGTTCCTTCACAGGAGGAACGGCCCGATTGTGTTACTGTTACTCTTTATTTTGCTGTTCCTGGTTGGCGGGGGAATCGGGCAGGTGGTGTTCTTCTCAATTATATGGATCTTCTCAACTTTCATTCACAAGCAATTGATGCCTTTGAAGAGGGAAAAGGTCGGCAGCCTGCGGAAAAATCTAGCCCGCTATTGGGCGGTTCTCTTGGCGGTCTCTTCTGCTGCTATAGTCTTTGCGCTGGAAATCGCCATTTTTGGACTCGTTCCCTTCGTAAGAAGTCCGGATGCGATCTCTCTTGTGATGCTTTTCTCTCTGGGAACAGGGTTTGTACTCATGATTCTTGCATTTTTATCGGGAATGGCTAGTGACAGTGAGTCGACAATGGGGCAGGCCGTATGAAAAAGAAAACTTTGGTAGCTTACGCTACCAAGCGTGGTTCAACCGCGGAGATAGCAGAAAAGATCGGAGAGGTTCTCAAGAGAAGACAGATACAGGTAGATGTGCTGCCTGTCCGGGAAATTACAGATCTTTCTCCATACAAGACAGTGATACTTGGAACGGCGATTTATATAGGACTTTGGAGAAGAGAGGCTGTCAAGTTCTTGAAAAGATACACGGACGAGCTTGCAGAGATGACCTTGTGGATCTTCCTCAGTGGTCCTGCAGGGGAGGGAGACCCCCTGGAATTGCTGGACGGCTGGCGTTTCCCCGAATCTATGAGACCGATGATAGAGCGAATAAAGCCAGTCGAAATAACTTGCTTCGGAGGAAGGATAGAGAGCGGCAAGATGAATATCTTCGAGAAAATGATAATAAAAAATGTTGGGGCCAAGATTGGCGACTTCCGCAACTGGGGAAGTATCGCTTCGTGGGCTAATAGAATTGACTGATATCTCAAGTATCACCTCACCGGGCCAGGTGGCCGTTGGATAAGAGCAAAACCCTCCGCCACTACGTGGCCCACCTCCCTCAAGGGAGGACTTAAGATCAGGACCATCAGGAGCCAAATGCAAACTCAGGCAAGAAGAGCCGGCATATTTATGGCACTTGACTCCCTGACTAATGGGTAATGATGAGCTCTTGAGGGAAACTGAAGAGCTCTTCAAGGCTTTTCAAGATCCCAGAACCTTGATTGCTCTCTTTGCTTTTCCGTTCTCTCTACTCTCTGAATAATGGTTTGACCAAGAACGTTTATCTAGAAAGGGCTAGAGATTCCGTCATTCCGACAAAGATAATGGTAGGAATCTCGATGCTAGTGCTTCATGACTTCAACCAAGAACAAAGAAAAGATCCTCGCTCTGGAACGAAGAACAGGTTTCTTATTTGGGGAACGGAGAACCGTCCAACGGTGATCCGGTTTTCAGTCGCTCTTTCCAACCACCAACCTGCTACCCCCAACGCCGGGTTCTCGAAAGACCAGATCCCGAAACAAGTTCGGGATGACAACTGACGGTTATTGCAAAAAGGCTATATTCCGTCATTCCGACAAAGCTCTTGGTCGGAATCTTGATGCTATTGATTCAAGGCTCCTCTTGGCGAACGGAGAACTGCCCAACGGTCAACCAGTTTCTCTTGCTCTTCCGACCCCGTACGCCCAACCTCTAACCTCGATTTTTACAATAAACCGTTCCTAATTCGAAGAAATCACACCCGCAAATTCCTGAAGCTCATCCGGAGAGATCAAGTAGAATGTTTCCTCGTATTTCATGACGAAGACTTCCGATCTTGCAGTCATGATGAAGGCCTTGGAACCATTTCTGAGTCGGAACCAGCCCACTTTGTATAGACCTGTAGATGCTCCGTTAGTTCTTACCGTCGGCTCGAAGTCCCTCTCTTCAGTCCAGTCGATAATTCCAACGATTTCAGCCGAATCTATCGCTATCGTCTTTCTTCCGAAGGGAAGTGCATTCAGAACTACGTTTTCGCCATCGAATTTCACGGCGTTTGTGAATGGGAATACCAAAAAGAGAAATACGAAGAAGACTAACAAACCGCCCGTGATGATTAGCGAAAGAGTCTTCTGCCAGCCTTTTGTCTTGAATAGAGAGAAAACGAATATCACCGCAACGAAAACAACGATTCCAATATTCAGCATGATCGCAGATGTGGGTAATGAAAACTTGAACACGATTGTCTCCATATCTTGCCTCCTCACAGGAAATTCGATTCAATTATTACACATTCGAGTTCTCCTGATCTTTATATGATCGTTGACGTAATTGCTTTGTCGAGATTCGCTACAGAGAGCTCTTTATCTGAAGGGTTCAAAGTGCAAGTTTCTACAGGACCTCGTTAGATCTGCCGATGGAAAGAGACTGACCTCTATACTATATACAAGACTAAAAGCTGGTTTTGCCCGTTATTCCGTCTCGTGTTTTTCAGGCCAGATGTGATAGAATGACCTTGAGATTCCTCAGCGAGTACCTTCTTTCTTATCTGAAGTTGCTCCTGAAGATTAAGCGGGCGCAGTTTTCTTGGAGGTATGCTCATGAAGAAGTGGTACCTGGTACCTGTAGCCGTGATTCTAGTGTTCCTGCTTGGTGGATGTTTTTCATTTGACGACATGCTGAACGGAAGATGGGAAGGTGTTCTGGACGATTACTACGGGAGCTACGATGTTGTGCTCATAGTGAACTCCAACAATACCGGATCGATATCTTTTGACTATGAGTCTTACGGCATGGACATAGTAAATAGAAGAGCCAACCGGAGTTTTGTCGGAGAGTACGGCTGGTATGACTCTTCCTGGCATGAGAGGATCATCGAGGCTGAATTGCAGAATTACGGTACACTGTGAATAGAGATCTACAACAATTACGGTAGTCTCATTACCACTGGATACCTCTACAAATAGTCTTCGAGATTCCTGAAATAGGATTGTTCGGTACATAAAGAGAGCAATATACTTCATGTGAGTTGGGATTTTGAGACTTCTTTCCTGGATTAGCTGACGTTCCGGCAGATCCTGAACCCACAAATGCTGGCTTCACTGTTTGGTGAGTTATAGCTGCGGCTTGTTACTCTGACGATGCCGTCCCACCAGGCTCTTCCACGGATCGATTTGTTGCCCAGCACCTGATTGTACGGATCTTTTCCCGGGCTTCTTCTGTAGAAGAAGGCGTCATATGCATCGGAACACCATTCCGATACGTTTCCGCTCATATCGAATATACCCAGTTCGTTTGGACTCTTCTGTCCAACTTCATGTGTTATGTCTCCCGAATTATCGGAATACCACGCTACAAGGTCCGGTTCGTTTCCACCCGAGTAGATGTATCCCTCACTTTTGTTTCCTCCCCTGGCAGCGTATTCCCATTCAGCTTCTGTAGGCAGCCTGTAGCCAACTACTTTTGAAGGGTCTGTCGTTACTTTTCCGTCCTTGTCCAGGAAGTAGCCATTTGAATCGTATGCCTTGGGAAGTTTCTCTCTCTCGCTTAACCAATTGCAAAAAGCCGCCGCATCCATCCAGCTGACGTTTATCACCGGCCTCTGCCCACGTCCCCAGCCTTCATCTTCCGGCAGAGTTCTTTCCGTCTCTTGACAAAAAAGATCATAAAGCTCAAAGGTTATCTCATGCTTACCGATGTGAAAATCGTAGGATATTGTGACCTCATGAGCCGGCCGCTCCTCGTCCCAGCCGGTTCCCCACGTGTCTCCCATTGTGAAGGTTCCCTTCTCGACCAGGATCATGTCCACGATGCTTTGAACAGGCGGAGACTCCTTCTTGGGGGTCAGTACCAGGACA
Encoded here:
- a CDS encoding TetR/AcrR family transcriptional regulator, which translates into the protein MTSEEISTRERIFRATLEMIREGKDAHEITTRQIGDRAGVNPSLVNYHFQSKENLIGQVVGTMMGEIIGQHQRSDSTETDPEARLREILLATADAAFEFYNMSKIAIAGELKEGCRNSCQMVLPLLQEIFKDYALSDLNVIALQLMLPFHHIVVEPGLYGKYLNADFFDENQRRRKINQMVDLVLARFDKEGEQ
- a CDS encoding flavodoxin domain-containing protein; the protein is MKKKTLVAYATKRGSTAEIAEKIGEVLKRRQIQVDVLPVREITDLSPYKTVILGTAIYIGLWRREAVKFLKRYTDELAEMTLWIFLSGPAGEGDPLELLDGWRFPESMRPMIERIKPVEITCFGGRIESGKMNIFEKMIIKNVGAKIGDFRNWGSIASWANRID
- a CDS encoding PH domain-containing protein yields the protein METIVFKFSLPTSAIMLNIGIVVFVAVIFVFSLFKTKGWQKTLSLIITGGLLVFFVFLFLVFPFTNAVKFDGENVVLNALPFGRKTIAIDSAEIVGIIDWTEERDFEPTVRTNGASTGLYKVGWFRLRNGSKAFIMTARSEVFVMKYEETFYLISPDELQEFAGVISSN
- a CDS encoding formylglycine-generating enzyme family protein codes for the protein MKKAVVVVVSIISIAVLVTVLVLVLTPKKESPPVQSIVDMILVEKGTFTMGDTWGTGWDEERPAHEVTISYDFHIGKHEITFELYDLFCQETERTLPEDEGWGRGQRPVINVSWMDAAAFCNWLSEREKLPKAYDSNGYFLDKDGKVTTDPSKVVGYRLPTEAEWEYAARGGNKSEGYIYSGGNEPDLVAWYSDNSGDITHEVGQKSPNELGIFDMSGNVSEWCSDAYDAFFYRRSPGKDPYNQVLGNKSIRGRAWWDGIVRVTSRSYNSPNSEASICGFRICRNVS